The following are from one region of the Sorghum bicolor cultivar BTx623 chromosome 2, Sorghum_bicolor_NCBIv3, whole genome shotgun sequence genome:
- the LOC8060704 gene encoding gibberellin 20 oxidase 1-B produces the protein MAAAGVVVFDAEVLSREERIPAQFVWPAEDRAPSAGGCGVEEIAIPVVDLGEFLRHGDRELPRGVAEACERHGFFQVVNHGVPAALLADAYRCLDAFYARPLADKQRAQRRPGESHGYASSFTGRFRSCLPWKETLSFNCPAGTGGDTQSAAAVVDYFVDVLGEDYRHMGEVYQEYSDEMARLAMDVTEVLAAALGLRRGALRGFFDGGDSIMRLNHYPACRQPQLTLGTGPHRDPTSLTLLHQDDVGGLQVCAGGGGGGEWRAVRPRADAFVVNIGDTFAALTDGRHASCLHRAVVSGDRARRSLAFFFNPPLDRVVRPPDALLLEDEKRRRPRAFPDFTWREFLEFTQKHYRSDASTMDAFVSWIAGGRGDGHGGRQEGK, from the exons atggcggcggcgggcgtGGTCGTGTTCGACGCGGAGGTGCTGAGCCGGGAGGAGCGGATCCCGGCGCAGTTCGTGTGGCCGGCCGAGGATCGGGCGCCGTCGGCGGGCGGCTGCGGCGTGGAGGAGATCGCCATCCCCGTGGTGGACCTCGGCGAGTTCCTCCGCCACGGGGATCGGGAGCTGCCGCGCGGCGTGGCGGAGGCGTGCGAGCGCCACGGCTTCTTCCAGGTGGTGAACCACGGCGTCCCCGCCGCGCTGCTCGCCGACGCCTACCGCTGCCTCGACGCCTTCTACGCGCGCCCGCTCGCCGACAAGCAGCGCGCGCAGCGGCGCCCCGGGGAGTCCCACGGCTACGCCAGCAGCTTCACGGGCCGCTTCCGCTCCTGCCTGCCCTGGAAGGAGACGCTCTCCTTCAACTGCCCCGCCGGCACCGGCGGCGACACCcagagcgccgccgccgtcgtcgactACTTCGTCGACGTCCTCGGCGAGGACTACCGCCACATGGG AGAGGTGTACCAGGAGTACTCCGACGAGATGGCGCGGCTAGCGATGGACGTGACGGAGgtgctggcggcggcgctgggccTGCGCCGCGGCGCGCTGCGCGGGTTCTTCGACGGCGGCGACTCCATCATGCGGCTGAACCACTACCCGGCGTGCCGGCAGCCGCAACTGACGCTGGGGACGGGGCCGCACCGGGACCCGACGTCGCTGACGCTGCTGCACCAGGACGACGTGGGCGGGCTGCAGGtgtgcgccggcggcggcggtggtggtgagtGGCGCGCGGTGCGGCCCCGCGCGGACGCGTTCGTGGTCAACATCGGCGACACCTTCGCCGCGCTCACCGACGGGCGCCACGCCAGCTGCCTCCACCGCGCCGTGGTCAGCGGTGACCGCGCCCGCAGGtcgctcgccttcttcttcaacCCGCCGCTCGACCGCGTCGTCCGCCCGCCGGACGCGCTCCTCCTCGAGGACGAGAAGCGCCGCCGCCCGCGCGCGTTCCCGGACTTCACGTGGCGCGAGTTCCTCGAGTTCACGCAGAAGCATTACCGGTCGGACGCGAGCACCATGGACGCCTTCGTGTCGTGGATCGCCGGAGGACGCGGCGATGGCCATGGCGGCAGACAGGAGGGCAAGtga
- the LOC8060702 gene encoding ribosome quality control complex subunit 2, with the protein MIKRRYFRQDHGDNSGSSSSSSSGSDSDNDPTEEAVSSEEVEEDQEEEAVREESGEEEEEDLEQKIEEESSGYQSEENSGNDVDDSSIDDDEHSSARNEERHEISLPIKKSSGAIADSAKSADNTDDAVDADFPDCILKCKSVFKCKLCPRIICLNEEMVKIHLKSKRHARSKKLLGEGRLKLMLNSDGELEEEQETHAERHARTIAISQQVQKPKKDSGRQRQNRRKKKRSRNNLEKKQEAQNSNKKQRKAK; encoded by the exons ATGATCAAGAGGCGCTACTTCAGGCAGGACCATGGCGACAACAGCGGCTCCTCGTCTTCCTCCTCATCGGGTTCTGACTCGGACAACGATCCGACGGAAGAGGCAGTCAGCAGTGAGGAAGTAGAGGAGGATCAAGAAGAGGAAGCAGTCAGGGAAGAATCaggagaagaagaggaagaagatcTAGAACAAAAAATTGAAGAAGAAA GTTCAGGATACCAAAGTGAGGAAAACTCTGGGAATGATGTGGATGACTCATCTATAG ACGATGATGAACACAGCAGTGCAAGAAATGAAGAACGTCATGAAATAAGTTTGCCCATTAAGAAATCTTCTGGTGCTATTGCTGACTCTGCCAAAAGTGCGGATAACACagatgatgctgttgatgcagatTTTCCTGACTGCATTCTGAAATGCAAATCTGTGTTTAAGTGCAAGCTCTGTCCTAGGATCATATGCTTAAATGAGGAGATGGTCAAGATACATCTGAAATCAAAG AGGCATGCTCGTTCCAAGAAACTACTAGGAGAAGGCAGGCTTAAGCTGATGCTCAACAGTGATGGTGAACTGGAGGAAGAGCAAGAGACACATGCTGAGCGTCATGCTCGGACTATAGCTATTTCTCAG cAAGTACAAAAACCAAAGAAGGATTCAGGTAGGCAGCGACAAAATCGGAGAAAGAAG AAGAGGTCCCGGAATAATCTGGAGAAGAAACAGGAGGCACAAAACTCCAATAAAAAGCAACGCAAAGCTAAATGA
- the LOC110433026 gene encoding zinc finger A20 and AN1 domain-containing stress-associated protein 9-like — MAAAGSLSRLARGHLGCGLTHKTWGVCCWLTIPLLLCSQFLVTMAHESWKQESEETGEAPIQCINNCGFFGSSMTNKMCSKCYKDFIKLHDAPAAAAAEAVVDNKQAEEAAAQEQQQPPNPKPPSNRCLSCRKKVGLTGFQCRCGGTFCSTHRYTDSHQCTFDYKTAAREQIAKQNPVVMADKINKI; from the exons atggccgccgcggGCTCCCTCAGCCGGCTGGCCCGAGGCCACCTGGGGTGCGGCCTGACACACAAgacctggggtgtgtgttgttGGCTAACGATACCATTGCTGCTGTGCAG CCAATTCTTGGTAACAATGGCACACGAGAGCTGGAAACAAGAGTCCGAGGAGACTGGAGAGGCCCCAATTCAGTGCATAAACAATTGTGGCTTCTTCGGCAGTAGCATGACAAACAAGATGTGCTCCAAGTGCTATAAGGACTTCATCAAGCTACACGatgctcccgccgccgccgctgccgaagCCGTAGTAGACAACAAGCAAGCAGAAGAAGCAGCGgcacaggagcagcagcagcccccAAACCCAAAGCCGCCGAGCAACCGGTGCCTGAGCTGCCGCAAGAAGGTGGGTCTGACTGGGTTCCAGTGCCGCTGCGGCGGGACCTTCTGCTCCACGCACCGCTACACGGACTCTCACCAGTGCACCTTCGACTACAAGACGGCGGCCAGGGAGCAGATCGCCAAGCAGAACCCCGTCGTGATGGCCGACAAGATCAACAAGATCTGA
- the LOC8060703 gene encoding 2'-deoxymugineic-acid 2'-dioxygenase, producing the protein MENLLSSASHETLPDSFVFPAEQRPPASSAAVELPVIDLSGPRDEVRRAVLEAGKELGFFQVVNHGVPEQAVRDMEACCEEFFRLPAEDKAAFYSEDTGKPNRLFTSTTYGTGGERYWRDCLRLACAFPVAADAKTNWPDKPDGLREATERFVAPTRALGMELLRLLCEGVGLPPDYFEGDLSAGDVVVNVNHYPPCPDPARTLGLPPHCDRNLITLLLQGSVAGLQVAYRGDWIRVQPLPGAFVVNFGHQLEIATNGLLKSVEHRAAANAAVARTSVATFIMPTDDCLVAPAAELLAGDLGGGARYRAVTFREFMRVYKTVGARRESVEKAFKI; encoded by the exons ATGGAGAACCTGCTGTCCAGCGCGTCCCACGAGACGCTCCCGGACAGCTTCGTCTTCCCGGCGGAGCAGCGCCCGCCGGCGTCGTCCGCCGCCGTCGAGCTCCCCGTCATCGACCTCTCCGGCCCCCGCGACGAGGTCCGGCGAGCCGTCCTTGAAGCCGGCAAGGAGCTAGGCTTCTTCCAGGTGGTGAACCACGGCGTGCCGGAGCAGGCGGTGCGGGACATGGAGGCCTGCTGCGAGGAGTTCTTCCGCCTCCCCGCGGAGGACAAGGCGGCCTTCTACTCCGAGGACACGGGCAAGCCCAACCGCCTCTTCACCAGCACCACCTACGGCACCGGCGGCGAGCGGTACTGGCGGGACTGCCTCCGCCTCGCCTGCGCCTtccccgtcgccgccgacgccaAGACCAACTGGCCCGACAAGCCCGACGGCCTCAGGGAGGCGACGGAGAGGTTCGTCGCGCCGACGCGGGCGCTGGGCATGGAGCTGCTGCGGCTGCTGTGCGAGGGCGTGGGCCTCCCCCCGGACTACTTCGAGGGGGACCTCAGCGCcggcgacgtcgtcgtcaacgtcAACCACTACCCGCCGTGCCCGGACCCGGCGCGCACGCTGGGTTTGCCGCCGCACTGCGACCGTAACCTCATCACGCTCCTCCTCCAGGGCAGCGTCGCCGGCCTCCAGGTCGCCTACCGCGGCGACTGGATCCGCGTCCAGCCCCTCCCCGGCGCCTTCGTCGTCAACTTCGGCCACCAGCTCGAG ATCGCGACGAACGGGCTGCTGAAGAGCGTGGAGCACCGCGCGGCGGCCAACGCGGCGGTGGCGCGCACGTCGGTGGCGACGTTCATCATGCCCACCGACGACTGCCTCGTCGCCCCCGCCGCGGAGCTCCTCGCCGGCgacctcggcggcggcgcgcggtaCCGCGCCGTGACGTTCCGGGAGTTCATGAGGGTGTACAAGACCGTCGGCGCGCGCAGGGAGAGCGTCGAGAAGGCCTTCAAGATCTGA
- the LOC8081173 gene encoding NADPH-dependent aldehyde reductase-like protein, chloroplastic — protein sequence MPPRARALEDRTAQHEAHEVTRRRGPHRCPGVLWTQSPNGRPGPARRGRRERRTRVVNTGRTRSCETQETPEPPRGTMADAGDVSAVAAAAAAAAAASALPAGNAQPLAGRVAIVTGASRGIGRAIAAHLSSLGASVVLGYASRADEADALAASLPRAVAVRADVSDEAGVRSLFDAAESAFGVGGAHILVANAGVNDDTYPAVADTTTEAFDRVVAVNLRGAFLCLREAANRVPRGGGGRIVAVTSSVVGSLPPGYAAYTASKAAVEALVRTMAKELRGTRVTANCVAPGATASDMFFKGKSEDMVRRAVEICPMERLGEPGDIAPVVGFLCTDAAEWVNGQVIRANGGYV from the coding sequence ATGCCACCACGCGCACGCGCACTTGAGGACAGGACAGCACAGCACGAGGCTCACGAAGTCACGAGACGTCGCGGTCCCCATCGTTGCCCCGGCGTGCTCTGGACGCAATCGCCGAACGGCCGGCCGGGCCCGGCGAGACGTGGACGGCGCGAGCGCCGCACGCGCGTGGTTAACACTGGACGCACCCGCTCGTGCGAGACCCAAGAAACCCCAGAGCCGCCGAGAGGTACAATGGCAGACGCTGGTGACGTCTCCGCCgtagccgctgccgctgccgctgccgccgccgcatcGGCGCTGCCAGCGGGCAACGCCCAGCCGCTGGCGGGTCGCGTGGCCATCGTGACGGGCGCGTCGCGGGGCATCGGGCGCGCCATCGCGGCGCACCTGTCCTCCCTGGGCGCGAGCGTGGTGCTGGGGTACGCGTCGCGCGCCGACGAGGCGGACGCGCTGGCGGCGTCGCTCCCGCGCGCGGTGGCCGTGCGGGCGGACGTCTCGGACGAGGCCGGCGTGCGGTCGCTCTTCGACGCGGCGGAGTCGGCGTTCGGCGTCGGCGGCGCGCACATCCTGGTGGCCAACGCCGGGGTGAACGACGACACGTACCCGGCCGTGGCCGACACCACCACCGAGGCCTTCGACCGCGTGGTCGCCGTCAACCTGCGCGGCGCGTTCCTGTGCCTCCGGGAGGCGGCCAACCGCGtcccgcgcggcggcggcgggcggatcGTGGCCGTGACGTCGTCCGTGGTGGGGAGCCTCCCGCCGGGGTACGCGGCGTACACGGCGTCCAAGGCGGCGGTGGAGGCGCTGGTGCGGACGATGGCCAAGGAGCTCAGAGGCACCCGCGTCACCGCCAACTGCGTCGCGCCGGGGGCCACGGCCTCGGACATGTTCTTCAAGGGCAAGAGCGAGGACATGGTGCGGCGCGCCGTGGAGATTTGCCCCATGGAGAGGCTCGGGGAGCCCGGCGACATCGCGCCGGTGGTCGGGTTCCTCTGCACCGACGCCGCCGAGTGGGTCAACGGCCAGGTCATCCGCGCCAACGGCGGCTACGTGTGA
- the LOC110432906 gene encoding 2-oxoisovalerate dehydrogenase subunit beta 1, mitochondrial: protein MPMAAAKALREVARTRRGSWAAVVGRRCLSSGSGGPAAERKEGGGGGAKAVNLFTAVNQALHIALDTDPRAFVFGEDVGFGGVFRCTTGLADRFGKNRVFNTPLCEQGIAGFAIGLAAMGNRAIAEIQFADYIFPAFDQIVNEAAKFRYRSGNEFNCGGLTIRTPYGAVGHGGHYHSQSPEAFFCHVPGLKVVIPRSPREAKGLLLASIRDPNPVVFFEPKWLYRLAVEEVPEEDYMLPLSEAEVIRKGSDITLIGWGAQLAVLKEACEDAAKDGVSCELIDLKTLIPWDKETVEASVKKTGKLLVSHEAPITGGFGAEIAASITERCFQRLEAPVARVCGLDTPFPLVYEPFYMPTKNKVLDAIKSTVNY from the exons ATGCCGATGGCCGCGGCGAAGGCGTTGAGGGAGGTGGCGAGgacgaggagggggagctgggcGGCGGTGGTCGGGCGCCGGTGCTTGTCCAGCGGGAGCGGTGGGCCGGCGGCGGAGCGgaaggagggaggaggaggaggagcgaaaGCGGTGAACCTGTTCACAGCCGTCAACCAGGCGCTCCACATCGCCCTCGACACCGACCCCCG CGCTTTTGTCTTCGGAGAGGATGTTGGATTCGGCGGCGTCTTTCGCTGCACCACAGGTCTGGCTGATCGGTTTGGCAAGAACAGAGTATTCAATACGCCGCTATGTGAGCAG GGTATTGCTGGATTTGCCATTGGCCTAGCAGCAATG GGTAATCGAGCTATTGCAGAAATCCAGTTTGCAGACTATATCTTTCCAGCCTTTGATCAG ATTGTCAATGAAGCAGCTAAATTCAGATATCGGAGTGGAAATGAATTTAACTGTGGAG GCTTAACAATTCGAACTCCTTATGGTGCTGTTGGGCACGGTGGTCACTACCATTCACAGTCACCAGAGGCTTTCTTCTGTCATGTTCCTGGACTCAAG GTTGTCATACCCCGAAGTCCACGTGAAGCTAAGGGGTTGCTGTTGGCTAGCATTCGAGATCCAAATCCAGTTGTATTTTTTGAGCCAAAG TGGTTGTATCGTTTGGCTGTTGAAGAAGTTCCTGAGGAGGATTATATGCTGCCCTTATCTGAGGCAGAA GTGATTAGGAAAGGAAGTGATATAACACTCATTGGATGGGGAGCTCAACTTGCAGTACTGAAAGAAGCTTGTGAAGATGCTGCAAAG GATGGGGTATCTTGTGAGCTCATTGATCTAAAAACACTTATACCATGGGACAAGGAAACAGTAGAGGCCTCGGTCAAGAAGACTGGAAAGCTTCTC GTTAGCCATGAGGCTCCAATCACCGGGGGCTTTGGTGCAGAGATTGCTGCATCCATCACCGAGCGCTGCTTCCAGAGG TTAGAAGCACCTGTGGCGAGAGTCTGCGGCCTCGACACTCCTTTCCCTCTCGTTTACGAACCATTTTACATGCCCACCAAGAACAAG GTCCTGGATGCTATAAAATCAACTGTAAATTACTGA
- the LOC110432927 gene encoding zinc finger A20 and AN1 domain-containing stress-associated protein 9-like: MAQESWKQESEETGVHAPEAPILCINNCGFFGSSMTNNMCSKCYRDFIKLMETPVVEKKVIAGASSSAVLPLEAAKRDALPTAAAAAAAEAAAAVDDKQAAQEEPPKPPSNRCLTCRKKVGLTGFQCRCGGTFCSMHRYTDSHQCTFDYKTAAREQIAKQNPVVMAEKINKI; encoded by the coding sequence ATGGCACAAGAGAGCTGGAAACAAGAGTCTGAGGAAACTGGAGTCCATGCCCCTGAGGCCCCGATTCTGTGCATAAACAATTGTGGTTTCTTCGGCAGCAGCATGACAAACAATATGTGCTCGAAGTGCTATAGGGACTTCATCAAGTTGATGGAAACCCCTGTGGTGGAGAAGAAGGTTATAGCAGGGGCATCATCCTCTGCAGTGCTGCCACTAGAGGCAGCAAAGCGAGACGCATTGCccaccgctgctgctgctgctgctgctgaagcAGCCGCAGCTGTAGACGACAAGcaagcagcacaggaggagccCCCAAAGCCGCCGAGCAACCGGTGCCTGACGTGCCGCAAGAAGGTGGGGCTGACTGGGTTCCAGTGCCGCTGCGGTGGAACCTTCTGCTCCATGCACCGCTACACGGACTCCCACCAGTGCACCTTCGACTACAAGACAGCGGCCAGGGAGCAGATCGCCAAGCAGAACCCTGTCGTGATGGCCGAGAAGATCAACAAGATCTGA